A single genomic interval of uncultured Desulfobulbus sp. harbors:
- a CDS encoding HyaD/HybD family hydrogenase maturation endopeptidase, producing MEQQQKSIGIMGLGNLLLGDEGFGIHCIQYLEENYHLPENVEVVDGGTGGILLAPFIEQFDELYVIDVVDVDDSPGSVHYFTDIDLRSGGIQTRMSPHQIGMLEILDICRIRGKVPQRVHFIAVVPECLDTGMELSPLLAERKKDVLEVLFQKLGEEVTISPRTYAQAA from the coding sequence ATGGAGCAGCAACAAAAATCGATCGGCATCATGGGACTGGGCAACCTGCTTTTGGGTGATGAAGGCTTTGGTATCCACTGCATTCAATACCTTGAGGAAAATTACCATCTGCCGGAAAATGTCGAGGTGGTTGACGGCGGTACCGGCGGGATCCTTTTGGCTCCCTTTATCGAGCAGTTTGATGAGCTCTATGTGATCGATGTGGTGGATGTTGACGATAGCCCCGGATCAGTGCACTACTTCACCGATATCGACCTTCGCTCCGGGGGGATTCAGACGCGGATGTCTCCCCATCAGATCGGCATGCTCGAGATCCTTGATATCTGCCGTATTCGCGGCAAGGTGCCGCAGCGTGTCCACTTTATCGCCGTGGTCCCCGAATGCCTGGATACGGGGATGGAACTTTCCCCCCTGCTTGCAGAACGGAAAAAAGATGTCCTTGAGGTTTTGTTCCAAAAACTTGGTGAAGAGGTGACCATTTCACCACGGACCTATGCTCAGGCCGCCTGA
- a CDS encoding type II toxin-antitoxin system RelE/ParE family toxin — protein MNILDLHQGQDTSEFDAFLQQISAKLAAAICRKLQAYGELDDLYPCSSLKILNPRIWGYKGTIYKLRVDCGKESARVLFTKTAANDIVLLHGFIKKSRKTPKKDAHIAMENFQRLKNGATVVPMPLTRYL, from the coding sequence ATGAACATACTTGATCTTCACCAAGGACAGGACACCTCGGAGTTCGATGCATTTTTGCAGCAGATCTCGGCAAAGCTGGCCGCCGCGATCTGTCGGAAGCTGCAGGCCTATGGCGAACTTGACGATCTCTATCCCTGCAGCAGCCTGAAAATACTCAATCCGCGGATTTGGGGGTACAAGGGCACCATCTACAAGCTTCGAGTGGATTGCGGCAAGGAGTCGGCACGCGTGCTTTTTACAAAAACGGCTGCAAACGATATCGTGCTGCTCCACGGCTTTATCAAGAAATCCCGCAAGACACCAAAAAAAGACGCGCATATTGCCATGGAGAATTTTCAGCGGCTCAAGAACGGTGCGACCGTGGTGCCAATGCCCCTGACCCGCTACCTTTGA
- a CDS encoding PEP-CTERM sorting domain-containing protein, with amino-acid sequence MLERKLRKTLKAIFFVCLAASFFPAASNALPITLYDRPLTDPWWDLSDNSGLTKLILTAAEFDLSTPWSLKWNVTNGSIFECNTYDVHLEWMTGYTKTFSQTTNTTVNGELTAEFKGIGAKIGASYSSALTIGESMSKIEKASIDTKVTLCCLQNGKYYTNEIYDLYSGTFQWFDDVGPHVGGNTEYGTWSAVVYHGHGLNGPVKTGGVPCIPEPSTCVLFGLGLVGIVRMQQGRKIQ; translated from the coding sequence ATGTTGGAGAGAAAATTGAGGAAAACCTTAAAAGCGATTTTTTTTGTGTGTCTAGCAGCTTCATTTTTTCCTGCCGCATCCAATGCACTGCCGATTACCTTGTATGATCGCCCTCTGACTGATCCATGGTGGGATCTCAGCGATAACTCAGGATTGACTAAATTGATTTTGACTGCTGCAGAATTTGATTTATCGACACCGTGGTCTCTGAAATGGAATGTGACAAATGGAAGCATATTTGAGTGCAATACGTATGACGTGCACCTCGAATGGATGACTGGATATACGAAAACATTTTCCCAAACTACAAATACAACTGTAAATGGTGAATTAACAGCAGAGTTTAAAGGTATTGGTGCGAAAATAGGGGCTTCATATTCAAGTGCTTTAACGATTGGCGAATCTATGAGCAAGATAGAGAAAGCAAGTATTGATACAAAAGTAACGCTTTGCTGTCTGCAAAATGGGAAATATTACACCAATGAAATTTATGATCTCTATAGCGGCACATTCCAATGGTTTGACGATGTTGGGCCTCATGTGGGAGGAAATACTGAATATGGTACCTGGTCGGCAGTTGTCTACCATGGGCACGGTCTCAATGGGCCTGTTAAGACTGGTGGAGTTCCATGCATACCTGAACCTTCAACTTGTGTTCTTTTTGGGCTTGGTTTGGTTGGAATAGTGCGAATGCAACAAGGGAGAAAAATACAGTAA
- a CDS encoding nucleoside deaminase, whose product MPSPLPRFTLDLPDWAWQELETLPQHLPSLEQRMAAVLRFARLNTEHQSGGPFAAGVFERDSGKLIVIGVNRVIPLNCSSAHAEVTALTLAQQILGTYDLGGPGMPAHQLVVNWSPCAMCFGAVLWSGIRSLVIAGADAEMMAITGFDEGPMPENWRKELADRGIELIEGVMREEALAGFNDFIATNPVVYNGRQG is encoded by the coding sequence ATGCCAAGCCCACTTCCCCGATTTACCCTCGACCTGCCCGACTGGGCCTGGCAAGAATTGGAAACGCTGCCCCAGCACCTCCCCAGCCTCGAGCAGCGGATGGCGGCGGTGCTTCGCTTTGCCCGCCTCAATACCGAACACCAGAGCGGTGGACCCTTTGCCGCCGGTGTCTTTGAGCGGGATTCGGGAAAACTGATTGTGATTGGCGTGAACCGGGTCATTCCCCTCAACTGCTCCTCTGCCCATGCCGAGGTCACCGCGCTTACCCTGGCACAGCAGATCCTGGGCACCTATGATCTGGGCGGACCGGGGATGCCGGCGCATCAGTTGGTGGTCAACTGGAGCCCCTGCGCAATGTGTTTCGGCGCCGTACTCTGGTCCGGCATTCGCTCGCTGGTGATTGCCGGGGCCGATGCGGAGATGATGGCCATCACCGGCTTTGACGAGGGCCCCATGCCCGAAAACTGGCGAAAGGAGCTGGCTGATCGGGGCATAGAGCTGATTGAGGGAGTGATGCGGGAGGAGGCACTGGCAGGCTTTAACGATTTTATTGCAACGAATCCGGTTGTCTACAACGGTCGACAGGGGTGA
- a CDS encoding DMT family protein, producing MNRYLLTIGLLCCSNVFMTFAWYGHLRNLSHRTWFLAALVSWGIALLEYLLQVPANRIGHTVMSVGQLKVLQEVITLSIFVPFSLLYLKEKLTLDYLWAGLCLLGAVFFLFRSKLFGS from the coding sequence ATGAACCGCTATCTTCTCACCATCGGTCTTCTCTGTTGCAGCAATGTCTTCATGACCTTTGCCTGGTATGGGCATCTGCGCAACCTGTCCCACAGAACCTGGTTCCTCGCGGCCCTGGTAAGCTGGGGCATCGCCCTGCTTGAATACCTGCTTCAGGTGCCTGCCAACCGCATCGGCCATACGGTGATGTCGGTTGGTCAGCTCAAGGTACTGCAAGAGGTCATCACCCTCTCCATCTTCGTCCCGTTTTCATTGCTTTATCTCAAGGAGAAGCTTACTCTGGATTATCTCTGGGCCGGACTCTGCCTGCTGGGAGCGGTCTTTTTTCTCTTTCGCAGCAAGCTTTTTGGCTCCTGA